The proteins below are encoded in one region of Pseudonocardia sp. DSM 110487:
- a CDS encoding FecCD family ABC transporter permease, which translates to MTTPAAPAPAVGGLRRRRLAGLALLAAFLVAACLASIAVGAKAIPLDGVWHALFTPTGTEDDIVVRSLRMPRTLLGVLAGGALGLAGALIQGHTRNPLADPGLLGVNNGAAFFVVIGIYAFGVTNLYGYVWFAFAGALVASVAVFVLGSVGRGGPTPVTLALAGAAVSALLAALTSAVVLIDVQTLDAYRFWAVGSLAGREVEIAGQVQWFLLAGALIGLASAPALNALSLGDDVARSLGHSVRRTRTMGVVAITLLAGSATAACGPIAFVGLVVPHIVRSFTGPDYRWLLPASALAGSTLMLAADVVGRVVVRPGELQVGIVLALIGGPFFVWLVRRRKMVAI; encoded by the coding sequence TTGACGACGCCTGCCGCTCCCGCCCCCGCGGTCGGCGGCCTGCGCAGGCGCCGGCTCGCCGGGCTCGCCCTGCTCGCGGCCTTCCTGGTGGCCGCCTGCCTCGCGAGCATCGCCGTGGGCGCGAAAGCCATCCCCCTCGACGGTGTGTGGCACGCCCTCTTCACGCCGACGGGCACCGAGGACGACATCGTCGTGCGCTCCCTGCGGATGCCCCGCACGCTGCTCGGCGTGCTCGCGGGCGGCGCGCTCGGCCTCGCGGGCGCGCTGATCCAGGGCCACACCCGCAACCCGCTCGCCGACCCGGGGCTGTTGGGCGTGAACAACGGGGCGGCCTTCTTCGTCGTCATCGGGATCTACGCGTTCGGCGTCACCAACCTCTACGGCTACGTCTGGTTCGCCTTCGCAGGGGCGCTCGTCGCGAGCGTCGCTGTCTTCGTGCTCGGGTCGGTCGGCCGCGGCGGGCCCACCCCCGTCACGCTGGCGCTCGCGGGCGCGGCCGTATCGGCGCTGCTCGCCGCGCTCACGTCGGCCGTCGTCCTCATCGACGTCCAGACCCTCGACGCCTACCGCTTCTGGGCCGTCGGCTCGCTCGCCGGGCGCGAGGTCGAGATCGCCGGGCAGGTGCAGTGGTTCCTGCTCGCGGGAGCCCTGATCGGGCTGGCGAGCGCCCCGGCCCTCAACGCGCTCTCGCTCGGTGACGACGTGGCCCGCTCGCTGGGGCACTCGGTGCGCCGCACCCGCACGATGGGCGTCGTCGCGATCACCCTGCTCGCCGGGTCGGCCACGGCGGCGTGCGGGCCGATCGCGTTCGTCGGGCTCGTCGTCCCGCACATCGTCCGGTCGTTCACCGGCCCGGACTACCGGTGGCTGCTGCCCGCCTCCGCGCTCGCGGGTTCCACCCTGATGCTCGCCGCCGACGTGGTCGGCCGCGTGGTCGTGCGCCCCGGCGAGTTGCAGGTCGGGATCGTGCTGGCGCTGATCGGCGGCCCGTTCTTCGTCTGGCTCGTCCGGCGCCGCAAGATGGTGGCGATCTGA